One Setaria viridis chromosome 7, Setaria_viridis_v4.0, whole genome shotgun sequence genomic region harbors:
- the LOC140223455 gene encoding acyl-acyl carrier protein thioesterase TE3, chloroplastic-like: MQQKMGGLVRQVTGLSPRLRPADVSSVAHGQHSCVVARNGRARLGRVVVTAAHVATGPKYCRLRGVVAIAAPDAISRELFDQRARPGNNTASNQLTTMRKDRFFEIEMEVRDDELDEYGVVNNAIYASYLHSGRDVMLEQLGISVDYWTSTGNAMALSELNLKYFAPLRSGDKFAVKVKPIQIKGVRIIVEHIIETLPHRKLVLEGRATAVCLNKDFRPTRVFPELSASLMEVFSCKVA, encoded by the exons ATGCAGCAAAAGATGGGCGGCCTCGTTCGTCAGGTCACCGGGCTCTCCCCTCGCCTGCGCCCTGCCGATGTGAGCTCCGTCGCCCATGGCCAGCACAGCTGCGTGGTGGCGCGCAACGGCCGGGCGCGTCTTGGCAGGGTCGTCGTCACGGCGGCGCACGTGGCTACGGGGCCCAAGTACTGCCGGCTCCGGGGCGTGGTTGCCatcgccgcccccgacgccaTCAGCCGCGAGCTGTTCGATCAGCGAGCTCGCCCCGGCAATAACACCGCGTCGAACCAGCTTACCACCATGAGGAAGGACAGGTTCTTCGAGATCGAGATGGAGGTCCGCGACGACGAGCTCGACGAGTACGGCGTCGTCAACAACGCCATCTACGCCAGCTACCTCCACAGTG GTCGTGACGTGATGCTTGAGCAGCTGGGCATCAGCGTGGACTACTGGACGTCCACGGGCAACGCCATGGCTCTTTCAGAGTTGAACCTCAAGTACTTCGCGCCTCTCAGG AGTGGTGACAAGTTTGCGGTCAAGGTGAAGCCTATTCAAATCAAAGGCGTACGAATTATTGTAGAGCATATAATCGAGACTCTGCCACATCGTAAG CTCGTATTGGAAGGCAGAGCGACCGCTGTTTGCCTCAACAAAGATTTTAGGCCAACTCGAGTATTTCCAGAGTTGTCAGCAAGTTTGATGGAGGTCTTCTCTTGCAAAGTCGCCTAA
- the LOC117863299 gene encoding acyl-acyl carrier protein thioesterase TE3, chloroplastic, which produces MQQQMAGLVRQVTGLSLRPRPADVSSGIHGQHRVVVRTGRARPGRVIVAAAHVAARPKYCRLRGAAANAVPETSRQLLDQQEVRPSHDTASNPLITTIRKDRFFEIEMEVRDDELDEYGVVNNAIYASYLHSGRDVVLEQLGISVDYWTSTGNAMALSELNLKYFAPLRSGDRFVVKVKPVQIKGVRMIVEHMIETLPDRKLVLEGRATVVCLNTDFRPTRVFPELSARVMEVFSCKVA; this is translated from the exons ATGCAGCAGCAGATGGCCGGCCTCGTTCGTCAGGTCACCGGGCTCTCCCTTCGGCCGCGCCCCGCCGACGTGAGCTCCGGCATCCATGGCCAGCACCGCGTGGTGGTGCGCACCGGCCGGGCGCGTCCCGGCAGGGTCATCGTCGCGGCGGCGCACGTGGCTGCGCGGCCCAAGTACTGCCGGCTCCGGGGAGCGGCTGCCAACGCCGTCCCCGAGACCAGCCGCCAGCTGCTCGACCAACAAGAAGTTCGCCCCAGCCACGACACCGCATCGAACCCGCTTATTACCACCATCAG GAAGGACAGGTTCTTCGAGATCGAGATGGAGGTCCGCGACGACGAGCTCGACGAGTACGGCGTCGTCAACAACGCCATCTACGCCAGCTACCTCCACAGTG GTCGTGACGTGGTGCTCGAGCAGCTGGGCATCAGCGTGGACTACTGGACATCCACGGGCAACGCCATGGCTCTCTCTGAGCTGAACCTCAAGTACTTCGCGCCTCTCAGG AGTGGTGACAGGTTCGTCGTGAAGGTTAAGCCCGTGCAGATCAAAGGCGTGCGGATGATCGTCGAGCACATGATCGAGACCCTGCCGGATCGTAAGCTCGTATTGGAAGGCAGAGCGACCGTTGTTTGCCTCAACACAGACTTCCGTCCAACTCGGGTGTTCCCGGAGCTGTCAGCGAGGGTAATGGAGGTCTTCTCTTGCAAAGTTGCTTAA